Proteins from one Elgaria multicarinata webbii isolate HBS135686 ecotype San Diego chromosome 3, rElgMul1.1.pri, whole genome shotgun sequence genomic window:
- the LOC134393933 gene encoding organic solute transporter subunit alpha-like, which translates to MGKEEVIDGVEGGAPGDTCPAEEKMVRAPNCSLANDQFPLSSEIFQVIKAQLWIFLVPVFLGLVQVGLFLEQIGFFLCHGNSSHRTTLLLWILGVYPVFSLTSLISLFIPRASFVCNFVASIYHSITFWKFLALIRDFFGGSERMFRQLEGKYVSPNPFPCCCCCCLPEIPANRTNLRCMTLAVYQLSLIRTILFFVTLILWTDEKYDYGDVGYTSPNSYINAIIGISTFLSFYGYLLFYKATKPALSGYNLRSKFVCIILGLVLCGLQSGILETMGAVGAIPCSPPLPPITRAQMIFYYSLAVEMFFIGLFAHYSFRRAEPQPDSQQVTRHRASQTEGVPSGRCSPAEATSMEGTNLGYLCDESSYTVEHSPLDRFDFVAGRPADRRWERCSQKMGALRAEGLKVSLPHQRAGPEPVRIQVQAQVAKVDDDGITVV; encoded by the exons ATGGGAAAGGAGGAGGTTATtgatggggtggaggggggagcacCTGGAGACACCTGCCCTGCTGAGGAGAAAATGGTGCGTGCCCCAAACTGCTCCCTCGCCAACGATCAGTTCCCTCTGTCGTCGGAGATCTTTCAAG TCATCAAGGCCCAGCTCTGGATTTTCTTAGTCCCAGTGTTCCTGGGCCTTGTGCAGGTCGGCCTCTTCCTGGAGCAGATAGGCTTCTTCCTGTGCCATGGCAACAGCTCCCACCGCACCACCCTTTTGCTTTGGATCCTGGGGGTTTATCCG GTCTTCAGCCTCACTTCCCTCATCAGCTTGTTCATCCCTCGAGCTTCCTTTGTCTGTAACTTTGTGGCCTCCAT CTACCATTCCATCACCTTCTGGAAATTCCTTGCATTGATCCGAGATTTCTTTGGCGGTTCAGAGAGAATGTTCCGGCAACTGGAGGGGAAATATGTTTCTCCAAACCCTTtcccctgttgctgctgctgctgccttcctgAAATCCCTGCCAATCG AACAAACCTACGATGTATGACACTGGCTGTGTACCAACTCTCTCTCATCCGGACCATCCTCTTTTTCGTCACTCTTATCCTCTGGACTGATGAGAAATATGACTATGGTGAT GTGGGCTACACCAGCCCCAACTCCTACATCAACGCCATCATCGGCATCTCCACCTTCCTCTCCTTCTACGGCTATTTGCTCTTCTACAAGGCCACCAAGCCAGCACTCAGCGGCTACAACCTGCGCTCCAAATTCGTCTGCATCATCTTGGGCCTGGTCCTCTGTGGCCTGCAGAGTGGGATCCTGGAGACcatgggggcagtgggggccATCCCTTGCAGCCCCCCTCTCCCGCCCATTACCCGCGCCCAAA TGATCTTCTACTACTCGTTGGCTGTCGAGATGTTCTTTATTGGCCTATTCGCCCATTATTCTTTCCGAAGAGCTGAACCACAACCGGACTCCCAGCAGGTCACACGCCATCGGGCCTCCCAGACGGAGGGGGTCCCATCTGGCCGCTGCAGCCCTGCGGAGGCCACCTCCATGGAGGGAACAAACCTTGGCTACCTCTGTGACGAGTCTTCGTATACGGTTGAGCACTCCCCACTGGACCGGTTTGATTTCGTTGCTGGGCGACCTGCGGACAGACGGTGGGAACGCTGCAGCCAGAAAATGGGAGCGCTAAGGGCGGAGGGACTCAAGGTGAGCTTGCCACATCAAAGAGCTGGGCCTGAACCTGTTAGAATCCAAGTTCAAGCCCAGGTTGCCAAAGTGGATGACGATGGCATCACTGTTGTGTAA
- the GPKOW gene encoding G-patch domain and KOW motifs-containing protein, protein MAEGAEKPAGAAAAPVSFGFTRTTGRRRFLFVTGQDGSEAKQEPDFLSAIEGRELQSVRPAPQPKELVIPLIQKNQWKKPAGSVPLQEQDGINGVEAQAVRELIEESKKSQEQWESGTKVDPAFAIPLLMQNRVPDGYEEGEKVDVSLRPESSTDADYEEVPVEAYGLAMLKGMGWKAGEGIGRTFKQDVKPPENRLRPKGLGLGADRSAAQDLQPSGPRRPPKPGEEPSKSKEEPLGLVPGGAVFIEAGPHKELYGKIEGVDGDNARVMVKLAIGGKTVTVSQHGVRPVTQKEYDKLAKDLSRLSKAHKEKETEQRNGAKHDVDNRAPEDKKDRDRRDKDKKRKLPAGSDRDDRAGKQSKGEGDGSCSSNNASSSRAPHWLRRDLRVRFVDKVYKGGKYYNTKMVIEDVLKPDTCVCRTEEDRILDGIHESMLETVIPRSDTTWVMVVLGEHAGRVGRILRRDKEQSRALVQLQQDEEKLLTLDYDAVCHYVGGSEDD, encoded by the exons ATGGCGGAGGGTGCCGAGAAGCCCGCCGGAGCCGCGGCTGCTCCGGTGTCGTTCGGTTTCACCCGAACAACCGGGAGGAGGCGTTTTCTTTTTGTGACTGGGCAGGATGGCAGCGAAGCGAAGCAGGAACCCGATTTCCTGTCCGCCATTGAAGGGCGGGAATTGCAAAG CGTTCGGCCAGCCCCACAACCAAAAGAACTTGTTATTCCCCTGATCCAGAAGAACCAGTGGAAGAAGCCAGCGGGCTCTGTGCCCCTGCAGGAACAGGATGGGATCAACGGTGTTGAGGCCCAAGCCGTCAGAGAGCTCATTGAAG AATCAAAGAAGTCACAGGAGCAATGGGAGAGCGGCACCAAAGTGGACCCTGCATTTGCCATCCCTCTTCTCATGCAGAACCGTGTGCCCGATGGCTacgaggagggagagaaagtggaTGTGAGCCTTCGCCCGGAATCG TCAACCGACGCAGATTATGAGGAGGTGCCAGTGGAAGCCTACGGCCTTGCCATGCTGAAGGGCATGGGCTGGAAAGCAGGCGAGGGCATCGGGCGGACCTTTAAGCA GGATGTGAAGCCCCCGGAGAATCGCCTCCGGCCCAAGGGCCTGGGCCTTGGTGCAGATCGCTCAGCAGCCCAGGATCTGCAGCCCTCGGGACCACGGCGCCCCCCGAAGCCAGGCGAGGAGCCTTCAAAGAGCAAGGAGGAGCCTTTGGGATTGGTTCCAGGCGGTGCGGTCTTCATTGAAGCTGGGCCTCACAAGGAGCTGTATGGAAAG ATTGAAGGCGTAGATGGAGATAATGCTCGCGTCATGGTGAAATTGGCCATTGGTGGCAAAACAGTGACTGTGAGTCAGCATGGGGTTCGGCCTGTGACGCAGAAGGAATATGATAAGCTGGCCAAAGATCTAA GCcgcctcagcaaggcccacaaagAGAAGGAGACGGAACAGAGAAATGGGGCCAAGCATGACGTGGATAACAGAGCCCCAGAAGACAAAAAGGACAGGGACAGAAGGGACAAGGACAAAAAGAGGAAGCTTCCGGCAGGTTCTGACAG AGATGACCGTGCTGGCAAACAGAGTAAGGGTGAAGGtgatggcagctgcagcagcaataATGCTTCTTCTTCCAGAGCTCCTCACTGGTTGCGACGAGACCTACGTGTCCGCTTTGTGGATAAGGTTTACAAGGGGGGTAAATACTACAATACGAAG ATGGTAATTGAAGATGTTCTCAAGCCAGACACGTGTGTCTGCCGAACAGAAGAGGATCGGATTCTGGATG GGATCCATGAGTCCATGCTGGAGACGGTTATCCCTCGGAGCGATACAACCTGGGTcatggtggtgctgggggagcATGCTGGCCGG GTGGGCCGCATTCTGCGCCGAGACAAGGAGCAGAGCCGCGCGCTGGTGCAGCTGCAGCAGGACGAGGAGAAGCTCCTGACCCTGGACTATGATGCTGTCTGCCACTACGTTGGTGGATCAGAGGATGACTGA
- the FTSJ1 gene encoding tRNA (cytidine(32)/guanosine(34)-2'-O)-methyltransferase, whose translation MGRSSKDKRDIYYRLAKEEGWRARSAFKLLQLDEEYHLFQGVSRAVDLCAAPGSWSQVLSRKLKGEDTKNSSVKIVAVDLQAMAPLPGVIQIQGDITKVSTAQEIICHFEGQPADLVVCDGAPDVTGLHDIDEYIQAQLLLAALNITTHVLKRGGTFVAKIFRGKDVTLLYSQLRIFFPDVTCAKPRSSRNSSIEAFVVCRNYSPPEGYVPNMSNPLLDHCYDVDFNQLEGPNRVIVPFLACGDLSAYDSDRTYPLQLDPEKKYTYVPPTQPPIRPPYEEACFLKKHNLLTKEPAPRPQQQAALCEPPQQHEQGAECFPLETEIIQALEELST comes from the exons ATGGGTCGTTCCTCGAAGGATAAGCGGGACATTTACTACCGCCTGGCCAAGGAAGAGGGGTGGCGAGCCCGTAGTGCATTTAAGCTTTTGCAGCTGGATGAGGAATATCACTTGTTTCAAG GTGTCTCTAGGGCCGTGGATCTCTGtgcagctcctgggagctggagTCAAGTTCTGAGCCGAAAGCTCAA AGGAGAAGACACTAAAAACTCATCTGTCAAAATAGTGGCTGTGGATTTGCAAGCCATGGCTCCGTTGCCGGGCGTTATTCAAATCCAGGGGGACATCACCAAG GTCTCAACAGCCCAGGAGATCATTTGCCATTTTGAGGGGCAGCCGGCTGACCTGGtggtgtgtgatggagcccccgATG TGACTGGACTCCATGACATAGACGAGTACATTCAGGCCCAGCTGTTGCTCGCC GCCCTGAACATCACGACACATGTGCTAAAAAGGGGAGGGACTTTTGTAGCAAAG ATATTCCGCGGGAAGGATGTCACCCTCCTCTATTCCCAGTTAAGGATTTTCTTTCCTGATGTGACCTGTGCCAAACCCCGAAGTAGCCGCAATTCCAGCATCG AAGCCTTTGTTGTTTGCCGAAACTACAGCCCCCCGGAAGGCTATGTGCCAAAcatgtccaatcccctgctgGATCACTGTTACG ATGTGGATTTTAACCAGTTGGAAGGCCCCAATCGGGTCATCGTCCCCTTCCTGGCTTGTGGAGATCTGAGCGCTTATGATTCTGACCGGACGTACCCTCTCCAG CTGGACCCTGAGAAGAAATATACCTACGtgccccccacccagccccccatccgccctccctacGAGGAAGCCTGCTTCTTGAAGAAACACAATCTTCTCACCAAGGAGCCAGCGCCCCGACCTCAGCAGCAAGCTGCCCTCTGTGAGCCTCCACAGCAGCATGAGCAGGGGGCGGAGTGCTTTCCCCTAGAGACTGAGATCATCCAGGCTTTGGAGGAACTGTCCACGTGA